The Eretmochelys imbricata isolate rEreImb1 chromosome 4, rEreImb1.hap1, whole genome shotgun sequence sequence TGGGGGGGGAGGTAGGCACAGGGGGCTCCCCCCTCAGTGAGGTGTATTTGGTAAGTCCTAGGCTCTCAGTACAGAGGGGCGCAGGCagggggcccggcccggccccccaaACCGGCTGCCTGGAGGGTCCCCGCCGCGGGCCCCGGGCGCTCGGCCCCTGCCCCTAGTCGTCCACCTCGATCTCCTCCTCAGAGCAGGGCTCGGGGCCCGGGGGCTCGCCCAGCTCGGCCATGCCCGCCAGGCTCTCCAGGGCGGCCGGCGGCAGCTTCTTGAGCGACTCCACGTCGGCCTTCATCTCCTCCAGGTCCCGCTTGAGCTTGGCGCGGCGGTTCTGGAACCAGGTGATCACCTGCGCGTTgctcagccccagctgctgcgCCAGGTGGTCGCGGTCGGCCGGCGCCAGGTACTTCTGGTAGAGGAAACGCCGCTCCAGCTCGTGGAGCTGGTGGCTGGTGAAGGCCGTGCGCGACTTCCGCCGCTTCTTGGAGGCCGGCCGCGGCCCGAAGGCGCCCAGCGGGTCGCGACCTgcgaggggagagggagaggcggtcagggcggctgctggccgggggcACCTTCCCTGCACCCGCCCCCAGCCGGGGCCTTTTCCTCGGCGCCCCGCGGCCATGGGGACGCGGCTCCGGCTCCTTATGGCGCGGCCTGCGAGCCCCCCACACGCTGCTCTGGGCCCTCGGCCCCAGATACGGCACCTCGCAGCCCGGGCTCATTTCGGCTGGGGGGCGGGAGAAgaaaccccctcccccgctctgtgGGGAACAAAGAAATCCGGGGCCCGGGAAAGCAGCTGAGATGGGGGCAGCGGGGCGGGAGGGAGAACTGGGGCAGGGCCCCGCCGGCGCTGGGGTCTCGCACCCACGGCCTCCCTCTGCCCATTTGCGGGGGACCCAGCGCGTCTGCCcttctccccctgcagccccgagTCCTGTCCATGAACCCCGCGGCCCCGGGGAGCGGCTCCGGGGAGCGGCCCCGTTCTGTAGCGCTCGGGGCTGTGCCCCGCACCCGCTGCCAGGGGCAGAGCCGGCTGCTGTGACTTGTCCCGCTCCCTGGACTTCACCGGGGCTGGGGCAGCTCGCAGCAGCGGCGGATCTGGCCCTGCGGGCAGCCCGCGGATTGTCCTTCGGGCTGAGGCCGGGCCAGCGGCGAGGGGCCGCGGACAACTGGAGACAAACTAGGCGAAGACACTGGAGTGACCCGAAATCTCCCGGCCCGGCCCAGACTGACACAGACGCTCCCGGCCGCGGCGAAACTCTCTTCTCCGCGCGGATTCATGTCCAGGCGCCGCAGCCCTGTAGCCCGGACCCAGGCAGGGCGCGGGAGCAATGCGGGGAGCGAGCCGGGGCTGGGGGTTGCGGGGACAGGGGCCGGCGGCCAATCTCGCTCTAACACACCGCGGTCGCTGCGCTGGTTACAATCCGTGCGTGTATTCGCCGACTCTGAAACGAAAATCTCCTGGCTTAGAGACCCAGGCCGGTTTAAAACAGCCCGCACGTTTCCTCGTCTTTCTTCCGTTTTAGAAATCCGGGCGCGTTTACTTGGGAAGTAAAATCTCCCCGAGGAGACCGCTGCGGTGGCTTCTGCCCCGGACCGTCCCCGGGCACCCGACAGAGTAACGGGCCCCGGCTGACGATCTGAGACGCGTTTGTGTAGAAGACCGAATATTGGGTCTTTCTGTCGGCTAGCAAGGCGTCTGTCCCGACAGCGCGCGCCAGCGGGTACGAAACAGACCCGCTGGGGAGACCGGAGACCGGTGTGCGGGGACCGGATTGTCTGCAAAGGTCGGGCACGTTCGAGTCTCTTCCTGAACTTTCGGAGGGGCGCGCACGGGGATTTCTCGGCAGTAATGTGCTCGCTCCGATACAGTGAATACACCCCACTCTGCCTGTAAATCCGCAAgcgggaaaatacagcaggactCAGCGGGTTCGTATGAGCTTAACGGGTCCTGCGGAAGAAACGATTTTAGACACCCCTTGGCCGATGTCTGCCAGTGGATTGGGTAGTTTCAGCGCACCCCGCGAGCTGAGTCGAATCACACATTTCCCGGGACCCGGGTCGATTGGGTGTGCCAGGTAGAAAGTCCGAAATAAACTAGACGATGCGGGTTAGCGCGGGATTTCTCGCGTCCCGCAGTCTATTTGCTGCAGCTCCTTGGCGGCGCATCCCTGGCTGCTCGTGCGGCGAGTTACGCCGGGCTCTGTTCGGAATACAGACGTGTGCGTGAGTCTCAGAAAAACGAAAACGTGGTGTAATACGCGGGGCTCTGACCGCAAATTCAGAGCCCGCGTTTCGCACCGCTCGGCCCGGGAGAGCGGACTCCGGCGCGCGTTAGTGTAAATCTCGGTGTTCTCACGCGGGCTGCGGAACAAAACTTTGTCCCAGCGACACGCGGAGTATTTATTTAACCGGTGCAGTTATTGTAACAATGTCTGTGTAAACCGAAACGGGAACCTGCCGCTCATTCCTTCGCGTTGGGAGGGTGCAGCCCCGCGGAGAAGCGCTCGGCAGCTGCACGGACATCGCTGGGATCCGTCTGCCGGGGTCGGTCTGTCTGGTTGTCCGTGGGTCGGTCTGTCTAGGAAGCGGGGAAGGAGGCTTCCACGCAGACAAGCCCCGGCGCAAGCTAAGGCAGCGGCTCGCGCCCTTTCCCGGCCGCGGAGCCGCTCCGGAGTCTGATCTGTCTGgggcaccccaaaccccaaagCCAGAGCTAAGGATACAGAAGTGGCCCTGCGCACTGGCACCGAACAATGGCTGCCTTCCTCATTGTTACCACggaattacaaaataaatccGTTGGACTAGAAATAGGGCGCTTACATTTCAGCGTACGGCGGCATAAGCAAGCCATTGTCTGGAGGAAATGTTCCGTTGCCCTGACTTCGCTGGTGCTTTTGTTGTCCCTGTTGGacaactaggcaaatctctagagaGTTGCTGTCCCCCTGGCAGACCCCTGCGTACCCCCGGGGTACACGAATACCCGGCTGAGGATCTCGAAAACTCAGCCCCGTCTCTCTAGCTTCCCCGCTCGAAGCGCGCAGGCCCCGGTCCCTGCGACTTTCCCCTGCTCGACTTTCCCCAGGGCTGCATTTCGTTCCCTGGCCGCTCTGGCTacagccccagcccggcccggTTTCACCCTTACCGGCGGTTGCAGGAACTCCCCTGCCCCGGGCGCTTTCGCTTTCTCCGGGACCGAAGTGTCCCAGGCCCCGGGCTGGAGGGCCGCGGGGCCGCCAGGGTCCCGGAAAGAGCCCGGTGCAATTCGGGGTcgcctccccttcc is a genomic window containing:
- the LBX2 gene encoding transcription factor LBX2: MTSAKEGKAAGPLLYPSGQERRRSPLDQLPPPANSNKPLTPFSIEDILSKPSVRKAPCAPSPRLLDKAADSGAPRNGLPAPSSPLCALEELASKTFQGLEVNVLQAAEGRDPLGAFGPRPASKKRRKSRTAFTSHQLHELERRFLYQKYLAPADRDHLAQQLGLSNAQVITWFQNRRAKLKRDLEEMKADVESLKKLPPAALESLAGMAELGEPPGPEPCSEEEIEVDD